The DNA region TTGTCTGCGGTGTCTGCGGTGTCTGCGGAGTCCGCACAAACGGCCGCAACGGAGCAGGCCACGGCCTCCATGGAGTCTCTAGTTCAGGACGCGGTGGACGGCGCATTTGCGAGAATCCGCGACGAGCTGTGACGGTCGCCATGGGCGCGCCCACCCAGCCAACAGGCCCTTGTGGCTACTACATAATGCATCGACGGCGCAATCACGTGAATCGCGCCTATATAACACGTGACCACAAACAAACCCGCAAGAGTGTGACCCGGCCTGCGCCGAACCTCCGTCATTAGTGACAGTAACAATCTTTCACATGGAACCGCCACCACGTGTCTGCATCACGTCCCTAGTAACACTATGCTATTTTTGTTGGATGCGTACGACATGATATCGCCGACGCGACTTCGGCGACGCACCTTCGGCGAACTCGCATGAAGGGCTGAGAGCCTCCTGTAACCACAAAAAAGATTTTCGCCGACCTCGCAGGCCCTCCACGTGCGACAGCTCACGTGTGAGGACAGTTGCCAGTTAGCGCTTCAGCACATAGACAAACAGAGGCATGTTTGGGCTCTAAAGAACGGGAACTTTTGACTCTCTTGGCTGAGCGGCTAACTCAGGTCATTGGTGAGCTTTCTGGTCGCCGAGAAGTTATTTAATTTTGTGTAGTGCTAATGGGGCCAAAGGACCTGTGGCTTCTTTGAACGGTCAGAAGCGGTCCTCGGCTGTCGCTAGGGCGttttaaaaattttcgccGGGCCTAGCTCCTTTTCCAGTACAATCAACATCCCGCAAACGCGCTAGAAACAGCCCGATAGCAGCGACAAGAGCAGAGTCCACGGTTTCTAGATATTTCGAAGCCCCTCATTAACGCAGAGTCCAGCAGGTACCAGTTGCAGCCACGCGAGCCTTAGCTAGTCGTCACCGCAAGGCCTCCCAACCCCGCTCAGGAAGAAAAGACATATATAAACACCGACCAGGCGAGCTTTTTGGGACGTTTTTTGCCAAGTTTTAATTTAGACCAGTACTGCTCTGCAATCAGAACTCTTGCTTTAACGCATGACGCTCCGCAAGCCAGAATCCGGTGTTGGAAGCGCTTCGGGAGCCGAGTCTGCGCTCGCCGGCCGCGCGCAGGACCGTGCCCAGGGGCACGGCCACGGGTTCCACGAAATTGATGCCTCCAAGGACTCCAACGACGACTCGGCGCAGTCCATCACAGTTATCGAGCCTGACGTAACGAATGGCAAGCTAGACGCGGACGGCGCACTGCTCGACGACCGCATACAGATACGCCCCGTCAACGACGAGGATGACACCTCGGTGATGATCACATTCAACCAGAAGGTGTCGCCCTTCATCATTGTGCTGACGTTCGTAGCCTCGATCTCGGGGTTCATGTTCGGTTACGACACAGGTTACATCTCCAGTGCGCTGGTCTCCATCGGCACAGACCTCGACCACCGCGCGCTGACGTACGGAGACAAGGAAATCATCACCGCCGCAACGTCGCTGGGTGCACTCATCAGCTCCATCTTTGCCGGTACGAGTGCCGACATCTGGGGCCGTAAGCCATGTCTCATGTTTTCCAACCTTCTGTTCACCGTAGGCGCTGTGCTGCAAATTTCGGCACGCTCTTTCTGGCAGATGGCCGTGGGTCGTCTCATCATGGGTTTCGGTGTGGGCATTGGGTCTTTGATCTCTCCCCTCTTCATCGGTGAGATCGCACCCAAGAACATTAGAGGTAGACTTGTTGTTATCAACTCCCTGTGTCTCACAGGCGGCCAGCTAGTTGCCTACGGTTGTGGTGCCGGTCTGGACAAGGTGCACAATGGATGGCGTATTTTAGTGGGTCTCTCCTTGATTCCCACATGCATCCAGTTCGTGTGCTTTTGGTTCCTGCCCGACACTCCTCGTTACTACGTCATGAAAGGCAGACTTGATAAAGCAGCCGAAGTCCTTGGCAAGAGTTATGTTGATGCCCCTAGTGAACTCATCCATCAGAAGATCCAGGAACTCAACGCCCTCAATCGTACCATACCGGGCGACACTATCCCAAAGAAGGTTTGGAACACAATCAAGGAAATACACACCGTTCCTTCCAATTTCAGAGCTCTCATCCTAGGGTGCGCCTTGCAAGGAATTCAGCAATTCTGTGGTTGGAACTCGTTGATGTATTTCTCTGGCACCATCTTTGAGACCGTTGGATTCAGCGATTCTGCTGCCGTCTCCATAGTCGTTGCAGGCAccaactttgttttcacTCTAGTGGCATTTTTCGCTATTGACCGTATCGGCCGTAGATGCATCCTGTTGATTGGTTTGCCAGGTATGTGCGGTTCTCTGATCGTCTGTGCCGTGGCGTTCCACTTCCTTGGTGTTCATTTCGAGGGTGGCGGCCAAGCAACCATTGAACATCAGGGTTTCAGCGCATGGGGCATTATCGTGATTCTCTCCATTATTTTCTACGCTGCATTTTACGCTCTCGGAATTGGTACGGTTCCATGGCAACAATCTGAGCTGTTCCCACAAGCCGTTAGGGGTATCGGGACGTCGTACTCCACTGCGACAAACTGGGGTGGTTCCTTGGTTATTGCTTCAACTTTCTTAACCATGTTGCAAAACATAACGCCAACCGGTACCTTCGCGCTGTTCGCTGGCTTGTCGCTGGTATCTTTCTTTTTCTGTTACTTCTGCTACCCAGAACTTTCCGGcttggagctggaggaagTGCAGATGATTCTAAAGGATGGTTTCAAcatcaaagcatcaaagaCCCTAGCCAAGAAACGGAAGCAGCAGTTGGCTGCCCAAAAAAACTCCTCTGGCAACGGCGACTTGCATGACTACCACAAGAGCAAGCCCTCTGACGAGCTTATGGAATGCTAATCGCTCTTTTAGGCTCTTTTTGCTGTCACTTTTTACCATGTCACCTTGTAAGGATCGTCACTCTTAGCGCATGTAGTGACGTTTGGGGGCTAAGAGATCTGCCGGCCGGTTAGAGAAATTGTGAGCTGACAATCTTTCAGTCCAGCATCATACTCAATCTCAAATTTTATTCTTTAAACAATCTTTCAGCATAATCAAATGCCATTTATAACATAGCTTTTACCAAAGTCACTTACCCACAGGATCAGAGTACAGACTGTCTGCTTAAACACTGTATTGGTCGAGAAGTTCCGTGCCTTGTCAGTACACATGTTGTGGAGCTGCGCTGCTTGTCGTTTTATTCTAGACAgacgtttttttttccataGAGACgttttttttcttttcggTAGTAGTTAGCAGTgtttaaaaaattttagagtGCTAATGTtcgatgcgatgagctcttctaAGCTGAATCCTTCGAGAAATCAGTAGTAATGGCGCCCGTtatctcaaagaaatcagGGAAAAAGCATTCGCTGAATGCAAAGGACCAGAAAAcagccaagaaggccaagttGTCTTCGAAGGTCCCCGAAGACGAGGGTGTTAGCGGGTCCTCATCTGAAGAGGAGGACGACCTTGACGAAGTGCTTTCGAGCGGCGAATCCGACAAAGATGAACTAGACGAGTCTTCAAGCGAAGGGGAGCAAGAAGATGGCTCAGAAGGCTCAGAGGATGAGTCGGAGGGCTCTTCAGAAGCTAAAGGCGAAGATGATTCTAAGGGCGGTGTTAGCCAGCACGcagaacaaagaaaactgCTCAAAGAGCGTAAGCTGCAGAGGAAGTCAGGAACTCAGGTCCAGCAAATAAAGTCACTCTGGGAAAGGTTGCGTGTAAAGAATCCTCCAATGCCCAAGGAAGTTCGCGAAAAGTTGTCGAATGAAATATGGGAGCTCTCTAAGGATTGTATCAGCGACCTTGTGATGAAGCATGATGCCTCGCGTGTAGTGCAGACTCTCGTCAAGTATTCTTCTAAAGCGCGCCGTGACCAGATTGTTGCTGCGCTAAAGGGCCAATACTACGTCCTTGCCACCTCGTCTTATGGTAAGTACTTGTTGGTTAAGCTACTGCACTACGGCTCTAAGCAGTCCAGACAGCTAATCATTGATGAGCTGCACGGCTCCTTAAGAAAGCTTATGAGACATCGTGAAGGTGCTTACGTGGTGGAAGACCTTTACGTGTTATACGCCTCGCACGaacaaaagcagcagatgCTAAGAGAGTTCTGGGGGTCCGAGTATGCAGTTTTCAGGGACGCTCACAAGAACCAAACTCTAGAACAAGTCTGCGAAAGCAGCGCCGAAAAAAAGACTATCATAGCGAGAAACTTAATTGGTACTATCTCCGCGTCTGTCGAGAAGGGCTCCACTGGGTTCCAGATTTTGCATGCCGCCATGAGAGACTATGTCAAGATTGCAGGGGAAAAAGAGACCTCTGAGTTCATCGAGCTCCTGGACGAAAAGTACGCTGAGTTGGTCCATACTCCCGAAGGTGCCGATGTCGCTTGTACGCTATTAGCTAAAGCCACCGCGAAGGAGAGAAAGATGATcatcaagaatttgaaggaCCACGCCGACAAATTGATCAGAAATGAGCACGGCAACTTGGTGTTCATCACCGCTCTCATGTGTGTTGATGACACAGTTTTGATGTTTAAGTCCTTTGGCCCAAGTGTAAAGGAGATGCTCCAAAGCTTCGTCGTGGACAAATATGGAAGAAGACCATTCCTTTACATTTTGTTGGGTCTAGATGGCAAGTACTTCTCTCCTATTGTtaaaaaagatttgaacCGGTACATCGAATACTCTAAAGCGACTTCTAAGAAGCCTTTCGAGCAAAGAAGGAAAGAACTCTTGAACAAGTTTGCTCCAATGTACTTGAGCACGATTTCTAAATACTACGACATGATCCTCTCTGACAACTTAGGATCTCAGTTTGTCAGTGAAGTTCTAGTCAACGATGAGTTCTACGACCAGCTGAGTGACAAGGAAAAGGAAAAGCACCGCGAAATTGTTAACACTGTTTCTACTTACTTCAAAGGCgatgtttctgaagagTCCCATCCAATTCATAAGCCGTTTTCTGTAAGGCTGCTGAAGTCGTTAATCCAAGGTGGTAAATGGAACGcaaaggagaagaaagtTGAGCCATTGCACAGTGTCCTAGGCTTAGGAACTGAGTTTGCTCAGCAATTCTACGAGGACATAATTGATGAAACCAACCTGCTGGACTGGATCAATAATGCGGACAGTTCTTTCACCATTGTGGCAATCTACGAATcattatcaaaaactgaaaacaaaaagttcttcaaagacctgAAGAAGGTTTCTAAGAAGATTAACAAGGATGACGAGTCTAACAAGGGCGCTCGgctgcttttgaaactcatGAACAACAAAGCCTAACTAGTCCTAGGCTTCCCAACTTGAGCATGTATATTATATATAATGAAGAGCGTTCATCTGTCATTAGTGACGGAGCTGGGCTGGCATAGATGTTAGCTCCAGTTACCGAATATGATGAGCACAGCCCAAATCCGAGCATAGGTGAACGAGAGTGCCATTGCTTCGATTTGATATGAGTGATGGAGGAAACAATTCTTCAGACACTACCAAGGAATCTCAAGACGACGTAATagaaaatcaagaaaacgcGCCGGAGCTCGATTCTCCCTCAGAGGCATCCGGAGATGAGGCGGAAGATCTGCAGATATCAGAGGGGCCTATAAAGCTACAGCCTCTCATCCAATGGCTTCCCAAGGAGCTCAATTTTACTGCTTTCGACGCATACGACAATAATCTCTACCTAGGTACCGACGTTGGTGACCTTCTGCACTATTTTGAAATGGAGCCAGGAAACTACATGTTAGTTTCTCAAACAAAGTTTGACGATGACCGCGATCTGCCAATTGAAAGAATCCGTATATTGCCTCTGATCGAGCTCGCTCTGGTCCATTGCGATGGCTCGTTGcatttctttctcctgcCGGAATTCGCTCCTGTACCGAATATGAGCAACATATCGGAAGTCAACGACTTTATTGTTCTGAAATACTCCGCTAATTCTAGTAGTTACAAGATCCAAATATTTGGCGAAAGTGGCGCCAGAGCGCTACGCATCTCAAATCGAAAAGTTACAACTTCTCGTACAGTGTACAATAAGCCTATAACAAAAGCGCGAGTGCATGGGAAAAGTCTCCTGGCTGCCAGGGGACCAAACTATGAGCTCATTGATTTGAAGGATGGTTCAGAAACTCCTTTATTTCATGTCAGCGAAACAAGCACAAACCTTAATCCTTTGATAGCGCCATATAGCTCCAATGAGTTTTTGCTTGCTTGCGGAAGCTCAGAAGGGGAGAGTGCTATGGGGCTTGTTGTGAACACTCAAGGCGATATAACTCAAGGAActattgtttttgaaaggtttCCCCTCGATCTCATGATTGACCTTCCTTTTGTCATTGTGGACTATGGCGTGACTGGCGTGTACGTTTACCAAGTTGAAGTGAATAAAGAGCCCACTCTTGTTCAGACAATCACAAGCAACAGACAGAAGAGGATTCGGTTTGTGAGATCTTCGCATATTTTTAGCGTTACCAATTCAGAGAATAAATCACTGGTAGTGGACAGACTGAGGCTCGTTCCTTTGAAATCTGGGAACCATGAGTTTAGGATCAACCAAGAAAAGGAGTATGTTCAGAGCATCTTCGAAGAAAGTACGCCACTAGTTCTCTACTGTTCAGCGGGTATTTAtcttttttgcaaaaagcCTGTCATTTTAGAAGTCACTGATTACAGTGAGTCGGCTATCGATCATGTCACGCGCATCCTCGGTGATATCGAGTCCAGCCCCGTTCTCTCAGTGTTTGCTAAAGTGGAAAGAAATTTCTTTAGGACCCTCTACTTGCTTTTAGAGACTTTGCACTGCTCTTCAATAGACATGGATGTTGCAAAAAAGTGGTGTAGCTTTTCCCAAGTTATTGACATCCGAATTTTCCTTCATCTTTGCGGTATTGAAATATATGGGGATCTTTGGGCACCTCATGGCTTGCAGAAATTCATTGCCGAGACGCGCTCGCTGAAACTCGAGaacaaaattgaaaacagcCTCGGTGTGTTATCGTTTATGCGTGAGACATTGAAGCGCAGCCGGCTTGACGAACTCAAGGACTCTGAGAACGTGCTGAGAAGTTTTGATCTCGCCATAGTACGAATCtgcattgaaaaagactttgataTTGAGATCGATCAGTGTGAGCCTGCAAGCTTTCCTGATATCATTAAAAAGGTTGAAAAGAAACAGTTACGGTATGCACCTGTTCTGTTAGAGCTGTGCTCTAGGTGCGGTGATTACTCCAGATGTCTAGAACTACTCCGCGACTTGGATCGCCCACTGGATTTCAGCAACTTCCTTTTAATCAATTATGGCCATCTCCAACAACAGAATTCTTATACTGGTCAAGACTTTCTCAGAGATGTTATCTATTTGATAAAAAGGTGCAAAACGACCAAAGAGCGCGAGCCTGTTATCGGAAACATCCGTAAGATCCTAGAGTGCGGGGagctcaaaacaaagaattTGATATCAATGGCCGATAAAAGCAGCACGAAGATATTATTACTTGAAAACTTAGGGGCTGGCGACCTTAATGATAAGCGCTACATGATAGACTATTATGTCGCTGATCTGCAAGAGCTGATGGAAACTGAAAACTTATGGGACTTTTTCGCAGAGCTTTCAGCGACTTATTCGAAGGAACTTGACTATCTAAAGCCAGCTTTTGGGAGCTTCATTAATCTAAGCTTAAGGCAAAACCCTAGGTGCTCCCGCgtgcttgaaatttgtGACAAATTGCGTGGTCTCATGTACGAGAGTGAGAATTCTTTCTTGAATATTGTGTGTGATGAGGTTAAGAAGTTTGATATAGCCAACATCCTGACATTATATTTAGTGAAAGATGAGGATaaagaagctgtttttggtgaAAACTTGCTGGACGAGTTAATGACATTTAATGATTACGAAACCATTGACCGCATAGTTAAGGAAGAGAATGTCGTTAAAATTCTAAAATATTATTTGCAGCTAAACTCTCAAAGAGACTCTATCGCTTTAGTTCAAAAGCACATTCAGAAACATTTAAGACACTTGAAACACCGCGACCAAATCATTGCGGTCTTAGAGTCAGTTCCTCTCGACTACAGTCTGGCGAGCATTGTCGACGCAATCACGCCTATTATAATAAAGCTTGAGAGTACTCTTGGTCAGCAGAACGTCCACAAATCCCTTTTAAAGGAGCGAATTCAATCCAAGCAAAAGTTGCTTCGTAGGCTTGGTGCTGAATAGAGATATATTGTCCTTTTGTGGTTAAGTGTGTATATACAGGTATTTAAGTCGACGCTTGCTAGCAGCGGTATTGAAATTCATGCCTTCAGGCTTGAAATAGGCTCCAATCCCGAACAAACCTGATAAACAAGACTTTTGCTGGCGAAATCCATGTTGCTCTTCTGCAAGCTCAATCTTACCACGTCGCTGTTGTTGACTAGCTCGGCCCTTTTCTGGTTATTTTTGCTCACGGCTTGGAAATCCCTTTCTGTGGCTGGCACCAGCTTTTCGTACTTTCCATTCACCGAAGACTCAAACTGATCGAAATCAGCACGTATACTaacatttttcaaaagcttttctttgcacCAGACAAGTGATGAGGCAGGGGCGTACTGACCAAATGCTGCAGTTCTTGGACTGAGTGAAACATTCAAAGGCTTCTGAGAAGGTGAGGTGGCAACGCCTAAGTTTACTCGGCGAGTTAACGGAAAGTCGCTCTGATCCAGAGTGGAAACGCCGAAGCTGctcatcttcgaagatgaaCTGTAGGCTAGTTTTGGAGCGTACTTCAGCAACGACAGAGGAGTTGGCTCATCAGGAACGTACTGCCGAGAGACGGTAGATTTTTTTGCCTGAGCCACTATACCTTCAACCGAGCCAGGAGACTGGCTCATTCCTGGCACAGATTTTTGCGCAGTCTTCGGGGCGCGTCTCCCTCTCGTCGTTTGTGGTTTGCCCTTGACATTGCCCTGCTGCACTGCGTCTAGGGCATCCATTAAGGATTCATCGACTTTCTGCTTGGAGGAGAGTCCGGCCGCACCGGTTTTCCGCTGAAACTGGGGTTGCCTGTTAACAACATTTGCGTTGATCCAAGGCTTTTTGGGCCTTGGAGCCGCCTCTGAATCGTTTCCAGGAACGGTCTTGTTCCCTACTCTTCTAAAGTTATCTCTCGATTCGGAGCTCGCACCACGGGTGCTGCGGCCCTCCTTGTTTCCTCGAGGACCTCTTGGGTTCCTGTTCCTGGTGCCACCGTTGTTCGATAGTGGTTTTTTGGACGCAGTTTCCTTcactctttcaagaacatttCTCAAGAAATCTTGTGATATAGTGCTGCTGTATAATCTTTTGGGGGTCCGCAATCCCTGAAATCCTATCATGGCTTCCAGAAAGCTAGTGAATTGTAATACGGAGCTTACGAGCTGTGCTTTCGTGCCCAATTCAAGcggtttttcaaatattcaaTTTCTATCTACAATAGtttgtcaaaaattttattgACTATCTATGGCGCGGTAGAGTAATTTAGGAATAAGCCTGGGAGGAACTCGTTCCGTAAATTCGCATCAAGATATTAGTACTCAATTCACGCGTCTCTCGTGTGTCGATAGTAGTCCGCCTGCTGGAAATTCTTTAGCGGCGCTGAAACGTTGCAATCCCTCGTAGATAATTTGTCTTGAAGTACTTAGTGTACCCTACAGTGCAATTGAGAAGCACACGTATATAAACCTCTGGTAGCTTGCTGGTTTCATTGAAGCTCAACTGGTATGCCTTTTGACTCCAGCAACAAGACAAGCTCGCTTATGccctttttgtttgctgACCGAGTCCTCAATAGgaccttctcaaaaagctccGTGGGGACATCGTCCGCAGTCAAATAGACATCATTTAGAGATTTGAAAAGGCGTAGTTGCTGGAAGGCTAACTCGCGCTTGAGGAATATGAAAACGTTGCTTGAAGTTCGAGTGCCGCTTACAACTTCGCCGTCGAGGCCGGTGATGCCAGCAGCCAGGTGGAC from Lachancea thermotolerans CBS 6340 chromosome C complete sequence includes:
- the ITR1 gene encoding myo-inositol transporter ITR1 (highly similar to uniprot|P30605 Saccharomyces cerevisiae YDR497C ITR1 Myo-inositol transporter with strong similarity to the minor myo-inositol transporter Itr2p, member of the sugar transporter superfamily; expression is repressed by inositol and choline via Opi1p and derepressed via Ino2p and Ino4p); this translates as MTLRKPESGVGSASGAESALAGRAQDRAQGHGHGFHEIDASKDSNDDSAQSITVIEPDVTNGKLDADGALLDDRIQIRPVNDEDDTSVMITFNQKVSPFIIVLTFVASISGFMFGYDTGYISSALVSIGTDLDHRALTYGDKEIITAATSLGALISSIFAGTSADIWGRKPCLMFSNLLFTVGAVLQISARSFWQMAVGRLIMGFGVGIGSLISPLFIGEIAPKNIRGRLVVINSLCLTGGQLVAYGCGAGLDKVHNGWRILVGLSLIPTCIQFVCFWFLPDTPRYYVMKGRLDKAAEVLGKSYVDAPSELIHQKIQELNALNRTIPGDTIPKKVWNTIKEIHTVPSNFRALILGCALQGIQQFCGWNSLMYFSGTIFETVGFSDSAAVSIVVAGTNFVFTLVAFFAIDRIGRRCILLIGLPGMCGSLIVCAVAFHFLGVHFEGGGQATIEHQGFSAWGIIVILSIIFYAAFYALGIGTVPWQQSELFPQAVRGIGTSYSTATNWGGSLVIASTFLTMLQNITPTGTFALFAGLSLVSFFFCYFCYPELSGLELEEVQMILKDGFNIKASKTLAKKRKQQLAAQKNSSGNGDLHDYHKSKPSDELMEC
- the RSM28 gene encoding mitochondrial 37S ribosomal protein mS46 RSM28 (weakly similar to uniprot|Q8X185 Saccharomyces cerevisiae YDR494W RSM28 Mitochondrial ribosomal protein of the small subunit genetic interactions suggest a possible role in promoting translation initiation) translates to MIGFQGLRTPKRLYSSTISQDFLRNVLERVKETASKKPLSNNGGTRNRNPRGPRGNKEGRSTRGASSESRDNFRRVGNKTVPGNDSEAAPRPKKPWINANVVNRQPQFQRKTGAAGLSSKQKVDESLMDALDAVQQGNVKGKPQTTRGRRAPKTAQKSVPGMSQSPGSVEGIVAQAKKSTVSRQYVPDEPTPLSLLKYAPKLAYSSSSKMSSFGVSTLDQSDFPLTRRVNLGVATSPSQKPLNVSLSPRTAAFGQYAPASSLVWCKEKLLKNVSIRADFDQFESSVNGKYEKLVPATERDFQAVSKNNQKRAELVNNSDVVRLSLQKSNMDFASKSLVYQVCSGLEPISSLKA
- the VPS3 gene encoding CORVET complex subunit VPS3 (similar to uniprot|P23643 Saccharomyces cerevisiae YDR495C VPS3 Vacuolar sorting protein), with product MSDGGNNSSDTTKESQDDVIENQENAPELDSPSEASGDEAEDLQISEGPIKLQPLIQWLPKELNFTAFDAYDNNLYLGTDVGDLLHYFEMEPGNYMLVSQTKFDDDRDLPIERIRILPLIELALVHCDGSLHFFLLPEFAPVPNMSNISEVNDFIVLKYSANSSSYKIQIFGESGARALRISNRKVTTSRTVYNKPITKARVHGKSLLAARGPNYELIDLKDGSETPLFHVSETSTNLNPLIAPYSSNEFLLACGSSEGESAMGLVVNTQGDITQGTIVFERFPLDLMIDLPFVIVDYGVTGVYVYQVEVNKEPTLVQTITSNRQKRIRFVRSSHIFSVTNSENKSLVVDRLRLVPLKSGNHEFRINQEKEYVQSIFEESTPLVLYCSAGIYLFCKKPVILEVTDYSESAIDHVTRILGDIESSPVLSVFAKVERNFFRTLYLLLETLHCSSIDMDVAKKWCSFSQVIDIRIFLHLCGIEIYGDLWAPHGLQKFIAETRSLKLENKIENSLGVLSFMRETLKRSRLDELKDSENVLRSFDLAIVRICIEKDFDIEIDQCEPASFPDIIKKVEKKQLRYAPVLLELCSRCGDYSRCLELLRDLDRPLDFSNFLLINYGHLQQQNSYTGQDFLRDVIYLIKRCKTTKEREPVIGNIRKILECGELKTKNLISMADKSSTKILLLENLGAGDLNDKRYMIDYYVADLQELMETENLWDFFAELSATYSKELDYLKPAFGSFINLSLRQNPRCSRVLEICDKLRGLMYESENSFLNIVCDEVKKFDIANILTLYLVKDEDKEAVFGENLLDELMTFNDYETIDRIVKEENVVKILKYYLQLNSQRDSIALVQKHIQKHLRHLKHRDQIIAVLESVPLDYSLASIVDAITPIIIKLESTLGQQNVHKSLLKERIQSKQKLLRRLGAE
- the PUF6 gene encoding pumilio-family RNA binding domain-containing protein (similar to uniprot|Q04373 YDR496C Saccharomyces cerevisiae PUF6 Pumilio-homology domain protein that binds ASH1 mRNA at PUF consensus sequences), producing the protein MAPVISKKSGKKHSLNAKDQKTAKKAKLSSKVPEDEGVSGSSSEEEDDLDEVLSSGESDKDELDESSSEGEQEDGSEGSEDESEGSSEAKGEDDSKGGVSQHAEQRKLLKERKLQRKSGTQVQQIKSLWERLRVKNPPMPKEVREKLSNEIWELSKDCISDLVMKHDASRVVQTLVKYSSKARRDQIVAALKGQYYVLATSSYGKYLLVKLLHYGSKQSRQLIIDELHGSLRKLMRHREGAYVVEDLYVLYASHEQKQQMLREFWGSEYAVFRDAHKNQTLEQVCESSAEKKTIIARNLIGTISASVEKGSTGFQILHAAMRDYVKIAGEKETSEFIELLDEKYAELVHTPEGADVACTLLAKATAKERKMIIKNLKDHADKLIRNEHGNLVFITALMCVDDTVLMFKSFGPSVKEMLQSFVVDKYGRRPFLYILLGLDGKYFSPIVKKDLNRYIEYSKATSKKPFEQRRKELLNKFAPMYLSTISKYYDMILSDNLGSQFVSEVLVNDEFYDQLSDKEKEKHREIVNTVSTYFKGDVSEESHPIHKPFSVRLLKSLIQGGKWNAKEKKVEPLHSVLGLGTEFAQQFYEDIIDETNLLDWINNADSSFTIVAIYESLSKTENKKFFKDLKKVSKKINKDDESNKGARLLLKLMNNKA